In the Equus caballus isolate H_3958 breed thoroughbred chromosome 14, TB-T2T, whole genome shotgun sequence genome, CTTTTGGTACTGAAATTATCAAAACACCTATTATAAAATTATGTCGTTTTatgcttagaaaaataaaagacagaggccagccccgtgacctGGTGGTTGAGTTcgtcatgctctgcttcagtggcctggggttcagttctccagtgcagacctacaccattccttggtggccatgccgtggcagtgatccacatacaaaatagaggaagattggcacagatattagctcagggtaaaacttcctcaaacaaaaacagcaagattggcaacagatgttagctcagggcaaatattcctcagcaaaaaaaaaaaaaaaaaaagactagggaCTGTTTTCTATCTCCTCTAAAATGTGTGTGTGGGACAAGAAACCATAAAAATGACCTACCACATTTTAGAAAATGCCAAATGggatttctagaaataaaattgaacaagttaaatttttaaaaatgggtgtTTAATAGCACACATAAGAGAATACAGtttgtaaaattatttgtttcagaaaaaaattctgaaaaatttcaaatttttgaaatgcaaggagaaatattccatttcttCTACTGGATGAAATTATCACAAGTGTTCATTTTACAAGGTTCTTTAAATTCTACATGTATGCTTATGAACTCTTTCGTATGTAAGAAATACAGAATGTTAAAAGATATCAATAAGGGTTTTGTGTAATTGATTAGAACCAAAGAGACAATAAATTTGAGTGATTAAGTAGAAGAAATCTCacagaatatcaaaataaataagagatAAATTATAAGAGAAAGTTGATGTTATATAGAATATAGAACCAGGAGATTCAATACCAGCTAAGAGAAATTCTAGAAGGGATGAACAGAGCAAGTTTAGAGGATGAATTTTCCTAGAAATCAAAAGAGACTCAACTATCAAAGGTAGGGCAATTGTCCCCAAATACAGCTATCAATTTATTACACTTTTAGGTGTAAAATTAATTTAACTAAATTTACTGTAGAGTGAAAGAGAATAGAGTTCAGAAATCTGTGCAATGAGATTGAGCATATGATAAAGGTCATGCTGATTATCAGTGGGTTAAGAACAGATTGTTCAATAATTACTGTCAGGACAACTAgttttctaaatgaaaagtcTTTGAGATCTTCTACCTTGCCTCAACTATACTCTAGTTGAAGCCAGAATATAAGTGTAAATCAATAGTGATAAttactatgaaaaagtataatATGAAAGTAAAGGGGAATATTTGCTCAATCTTAAAGTAGGCATGCCTTGCCAAAATAAGTAAAGATGAGCGTGTTCATAAAGGTATCCCTTTCCAGATTTGATAATATGAAAGATTGAAGACTTATTTGGAAGAAGTTGTCATAAATGATtcaattcagcaaatgtttacacACCCATAGCTGTTTAAAGCAGTGTACTAGGTTTTGTGGAAGACctggggaagaaaacagacaaaaataccTACTctcatgaattttaaattttcgtGGATAAGACAGAAAATAACTAAGTTCTGTTAGacctcaaagagaaaaagagaagaaaaccatgGTCAGTTAGAAGTTTCTaagtgctaagaaaaaaaatagcgtAGAGGAGGGTGATCTGGCTTGTCTTTGGCAGGAGTGGAAAGGTGTTGAAATTATTCTGAGTGGCTAGTGTAAGCCTGAACAAGAGGTGATATATGAGCATATAAGCACAGATTTGAAGAAGGTGGAGGGGAGGATCTGGGGAAAAGCATTTCTGGCaaagggaacagccagtgcacaATCTGTTTGTTCAAAGAACAAGTAGGAGGCCAGGTGtttgaagaaaagcaaatatGGGGAGAGAGTAAGAAACGGAACAAAATTAAACCAAGTGAAGAGACAAGTGAAttgtcagaagaaaatatttgcaacacttATAACAAGAAAAGTATTGATTTTCATAAAAAGAGCTCCAACACGTTAATAGGAAAATAGCAAACATCTCAGAATATTGGACAATGCTTATGAATAGCATATCACTGAGGAAGCAAATTGgcccataaaaatatttaatctttctaGTGGTGAGAGTGatcagagaaataataaaataaataaaaattgttaattgCTTGTTAATTCTGTGTTAAACGCActtttttaaatagttaattaACTTGTATGCTGCTCATAATAGTCTCATAAAATTATAcctttattttagagatgaggacatTGCTACACAGAAAAGTAGTCTAACCAAGTTTACACAGCTTGACAGTGATGGATATTCAAGTGTTCTGACTCCAGCATACACTATCTAAACATATGAGTGTTATTTACTGTTCATCCATGAAatggaaaaactaaataaaatgatgtcatcTCGTGTTGGTAAAATGTAGGGAAATTGGAAATTTCATCATgatcaatttaaaaatgatatataacTTAAATGGAACATTTGCAATGAATTGGACATCATGTTATTAATCCTAACACCATATTTATGAAACTCAGAATGTCAAAACCCTCTCACAGAGTCACCCAGCTTAATAGTGGTGGAGCTTGGGTATGAGTCCACATAGTTTAGTCACAAATCCCTTTCTTTTAAGCACTATGCTCCAATTCCAAAATTGTTGGGAATATAAATTGTCTATAgtgtttttggaaaataatttcataGCACTTAGCAAAATTTAATATATGCATAATCTTCGActcagtaatttcacttctaggactatttttaattgattaattttcatagataaaggagaacaaagatgttcattacaatatatattaaaaaaatgtttagcaacatttttaaagtgttcacAAATAAGGGAATAGTTCAGTAAGTTATGGAAAATCAGTAATATGTGATCCTACAGTGccgaaaaagaaaataaaatagaactgtGTGTTTTGGATGGGAAAGTGgaatatgatttttatgttttaaagtaaGTTTTGCAACAATATGGTACACCATAATGCTCTTTATGTTAAAATAACCTTTAAATGTATTAAACCTATAAAATGAATAGAAGTTATATGAGTACATGCTTAAATTCATAAGCATGTCATATGCACAGATACATATGGTTTATATATTATCATTCATTtgcatatacataaaaatatgggtaagaaaaatgcataaaaatacatatttagaaaTACATCTGGCATTATGTTACCTTATAAACAGATTATTGAGATAGTAAAATATCATGAAAcacacccatttaaagtataaaattctttttagtatattcagagtattgtgcaaccatcaccaccacctaactttagaacattttgtCTCCCCCAAAAGAAATGTTGTCCCCAATAGCTGTCATCCCCATACCCACTTCCCTGCACCACACTCTCATCCAGCCCAAGGCAAGTACtagtttgctttctgtttctacagATTTGCTTATTCCGgaattttcatataaatagaaccatATAATCTGTaaccttttgtgattggcttctttcgTTCAGCATAATTttagggttcatccatgttgtagggtAATTAAGTTCTAcatttgttttattgatggttaATATTGAATTACAtagatatacaactatttatttatccattcatcaattcatggacatatgggttgtttccactttcatGGGCATATGGGTTgtttttggctgttataaataaagctgctatgaacgcTTGtacacaagtttttgtgtggactaatgattcatttctcttgggaatataCCTCAGAGTGCAATTTCTGCGACATAAAGTAACTCTATATTTAATAATTTGAGAAAttaccaaactattttccaaaggggctataccattttacatttcaacCTGCAATGTATTGTGttatttctccacattcttatcaacacttgttattttatatatttttaagtgtagcTATCCTAGtatgtataaaaaaatctcattatggttttgattttcatagccctaatgactaataatgttgatcgttgtttcatgtgtttattggcacTTGTATATTGTATTGggggaaatgtctatttagatcttttgaccactttttaatttcagtatttGTCTGTTTATGACTGAGTTAAAAGATAAAAGGTCCTTATCAGATTTGTGATTTTCAATTAGTTTCTTCCATTCCCTggattgttttttcacttttttgaaggTATGGCttgcagcacaaaagtttttaatttgttatAGTGCAATGTATCTATATATTCTTTTTGCCACttgatgttgtatctaagaaGGCCATTGCTTAACCCAAGGTAAAAAAAGTTATTTACTCTATGTTTTCCTCgaagatttatatattttaaactcttACATTTCAGTCTATGAGccatttaaagttaatttttgcatatgatgtgaggtagggatTTGGCTTCATTctttgcttgtggatatccagttgtcctagcacAGTTTGTGAGAAGGCTATCGTTTTCCCATTTAGTTTTCTTGGCACTCTTTTCTAAAATCAATTAGCCATAGatctgtttatttctggactctaaatTCTATTACATTGACCTACaagtctatttttatgccaatatttattgtctttattgTTGTAGATTTGTACTCagttttaaaattgggaaatgtgagtcttccaactttgttcttctttttcaaaaatgttttggtTATTCTTTGTCCCTtacatttccacatgaattttaggataaacTTGTCAATGCCTGCAAAAGAGCAAGCTAGAATTTTGACAATGACtgtgctgaatctgtagatcactttgaaCACCATTGCTGTCttataatattgagtcttctgacaCATGACCATGAGAAGTCTTTAATTCCTTTcaacagttttgtagttttgataTATGTGTCTTATACTTCCTTTATGAATGTATAACCGAGTATTTTGTTCTTTGAtctattataaatagaattgttttcttaatttccttttttgaatgTTCATTACtagtgtatataaatacaattaattattgcatgttgactttgtatcctgcaaccctGCTGTACTTGTTTATTAGGtctaatttttttatgaattCCTTAGAACTTTCCACATACAAAATCATGTAATCtgtaaatatagttttactttttcctttccaatctggattttttaatttctttttattgcctaattgcctTGACTAGAACTCCAAgaacaatgttaaataaaaatggcaagagtggacatctttgtctctttcataattttaggagaaagtattcagtctttcaccattggaTCTGATGAcagttgtgggttttttgtagatgtcttTTAATAGTTTGAGGAtactatttctagtttgttgagtattttttttttttatcatgaagggaTACTGAATTTTTGTCAAATAAGTTTTCTCCATTTACtgaaatgatcatatggtttttgccTTTTATTCAATTGATATAGTGTATTATACTGATTGATTTGTAATGTGAAACTAACCatgcattcttgggataaatcctactttttcttgatgtataatcctttttatattactggatttattttgcttatttttttttttttaggatttttgcttctacattcactttaattcttttttttttttttttttttaatttatttttttttttttattaatgttatgatagattacaaccttgtgagatttcagttgtacatttttgttagtcatgttgtgggtacaccacttccccctccgtaccctccccccacccccccttttccctggtaaccaccgatcagatctccttatcaatatgctaatttccacctatgagtggagtcatatagagttcgactttctctgactgacttatttcgcttaacataatgccctcgaggtccatccacattgttgtgaatgggccaatttcgtctttttttatggctgagtagtattccattgtgtatatataccacatcttctttatccaatcatcagtttctgggcatgtaggctggttccacgtcttggctattgtaaataatgctgcgatgaacataggggtgcaacggactcttgagatatctgatatcaggttcttaggatagatacccagtaatgggatggctgggtcatagggtatttctatttttaactttttgagaaatctccatactgttttccatagtggctgtaccagtttgcattcccaccaacagtgtatgagggttcctctttctccacaacctctccaacatttgtcgttcttggttttggatgtttttgccaatctaacgggggtaaggtgatatcttagtgtagttttgatttgcatttccctgatgattagcgatgatgaacatcttttcatgtgtctattggccatattcatatcttcttttgagaaatgtctgttcatgtcctctgcccattttttgatcgggttgtttgtttttttgttgttaagcagtgtgagttctttgtatattatggagattaaccctttgtcggataagtggcttgtaaatattttttcccaattagtgagctgtttttttgtttcaatcctgttttcccttgccttgaagaagctctttagtctgatgaagtcccatttgtttattctttgtattgtttccctcaactgaggagttacagtgtccgaaaagattcttttgaaactgatgtcaaagagtgtactgcctatattctcttccaaaagacttattgtctcaggcctaatctttaggtctttgatccattttgagtttattttggtgtgtggtgaaaaagaatggtcaattttcaatcttttgcatgtggctgtccagttttcccagcaccatttgttgaagagactttcttttctccattgtaggccctctgctcctttgtcgaagattagctgtccatagatgtgtggttttatctctgggctttcaattctgttccattgatctgtggacctgtttttgtaccagtaccatgctgttttgatcactgtagctttgtagtatgttttgaaatcggggattgtgattccgccggctttgtttttcttgctcaggattgctttagcaattcgcggtcttttgttgccccatatgaattttaggattgtttgttcaatttctgtgaagaatgttcttgggattctgattgggatagcattgaacctgtatattgctttaggtagtatggacattttaactatgtttattcttccaatccatgtgcaaggaatgtttttccatctctttatgtcatcgcctatttctttcaagaaagtcttgtagttttcattgtatagatccttcacttccttggttaagtttatcccaaggtattttattcttttcgttgcgattgtgaatgggatagagttcttgagttctttttctgttagtttattgttagtgtatagaaatgctactgatttatgcacgttaattttataccctgctactttgctgtagttgttgattatttctaatagtttttctgtggattctttggggttttctatgtataagatcatgtcgtctgcaaacaacgagagttttacttcttcgttacctatttggattccttttatttctttttcctgccgaattgctctggccagcacctccagaactatgttgaataggagtggtgaaagtgggcacccttgtcttgttcctgtcctcagagggatggctttcagcttttgtccattgagtatgatgttggctgtgggtctatcatatatggcctttattatgttgaggtactttccttctatacccattttactgagggtttttatcataaatgggtgttggatcttgtcgaatgctttctctgcatctattgagatgatcatgtggtttttggttttcattttgttgatgtagtgtatcacgttgattgacttgcggatgttgaaccatccctgtgtccctggtataaatcccacttgatcatggtgtataatctttttgatgtattgctgtaatcggttagccaaaattttgttgaggatttttgcatctatgttcatcagtgatatcggcctgtagttctccttctttgtgttgtccttgtcaggtttggggatcagagtgatgttggcttcatagaatgtgttagggagttctccatctttctcaattttctggaacagtttgaggagaataggtattaagtcttctttgaatgtttggtagaattctccagagaagccgtctggtcctggactcttatttttggggaggtttttgattaccgtttctatttccttacttgtgattggtctattcagattctccatttcttcctgattcagtttggggagattgtaggagtctaggaatttgtccatttcttccaggttgttcaatttgttggcatatagtttttcatagtattctcttatgatctcttgtatttcattggtatctgttgtgatttctcctctgtcattcctgattttattaatttgcgatttctctcttcttttcttggtgagtctggctaggggtttgtcaattttgttaattctttcgaagaaccaactctttgtttcattgatcctttctattgtcttttttgtttcaatatcgtttatttctgctcttatttttattatttccctccttctactgactctgggccttgtttgttcttctttttctagttctgttaggtgtcgtttgaggttgcttacgtgagctttttcttgtttagtgaggtgagcctgtattgcgatgaatttccctcttaggactgcttttgctgcatcccaaatggtttggtatgtcgtgttctcattttcattagtctccagataaaatttgatttcttctttaatttcttcaatgatccattgtttgttgagaagcgtgttgtttagtctccacatttttgcacctttctctgcttttttcttgtagttgatttctagtttaatagcgttatgatcagaaaagatgcttgatattatttcaactctcttgtatttattgatgtttgctttggttcccaaaatatggtcaatccttgagaatgttccatgtgcacttgagaagaatgtgtaacctgctgtttttggatgaagtgttctatatatatctattaagtccatctggtctaatttttcatttaattctattatttccttgttgattttctgtctggatgttctgtccattggtgttaatggtgtgttgaggtcccctactattattgtattgttgttgatgtcttcttttagttctattaagagttgctttacaaattttggtgctcctgtgttgggtgcgtatatatttataagtgttatgtcttcttggtggagagtcccttttatcattatatactgtccctctttgtctttctttatctgttttgctttgaaatctaccttgtctgatattagtatagcgacacctgctttcttttgttcattattagcttggagtattgttctccatcccttcactctgagtctgtgtttgtctttggggctgaggtgtgtttcctggaggcagcatattgttggatcttgttctttgatccatcctgccactctgtgtcttttgattggggagttcaatccatttacatttagagtgattattgagacgtggggacctaccgctaccattttgtgtcttgttttccggttttcttcagtttcctttgtttctcgtcccatggtttaatctgttctgatgtagagctgctactctctgttgttgtccttctacttatctcctctgctcttggttttgtagcccctttccttttttggatttttcaggaatgagggttttcctgaggatttcctgaagaggaggttttgtggcaatgaactcccttaatttttgtttatctgggaaagtttttatttctccatcgtatttgaaggatattttcgctgggtagagaattctcggctgtaggtttttgtccttcagatttttgaatatatcattccactctcttctagcctgtaaagtttctgctgacaaatctgctgatagcctgatgggggttcctttgtaggttagtttcttttgcctggctgtccttaatattttctccttgtcgttgactttagctagcttcactactatatgccgtggagttggtcttcttgcattgataaagtttggagatctattggcttctgtcacctgaagatccatctccctcaccagatttgggaagttctcagccattatttctttgaataggttttctgcccctttctccttctcttctccctctggtatacctataatccttacgttgcatctcctaattgtgtctgataattctcggagagtttcttcatttcttttaagtcttgcttctctctcctcctctgcctgcaacaattctatattgccatcttccaaattgctaattctttcctccatattatcggccctactgttcagagcatctagatttttcttaatctcctctattgtgttcttcatttccaatatttctgtttggttcttctttatcgtatcaaactcttttgtgacatagctcctgaactcgttgagttgtcggtcagaattctctcttaactcagtgagtattttgatgatggctgttttgaagtcatcatcatttaggttatatatctcattttctttgggattgttttctgtgtatttgttactttctttctgttctggagatttaatgtattttttcatattgcttgatgatgttgatttgtgcctccgcatggagatagagtttagttgctcctttcacttgtttcagctgctgcggtggggggagcagctgtttatacttcaccaaccaggaaccctgtccgtagttgctaactgggcctgggcccctcttcgtagccacagtggccctttggattccctcctctgccgtgggggccgtcacggggggcttcaggctgcaggggcctactgttgttgcccacctagatgcgctctctccttggggtctgcaacggtgttatgggcttttccagcggccaggggtgggatcacttatatttgtcgctccgttgctgtcggcacccaccaaatctcacttgtcctctatgggtcgcaggagagctattggcatcttctacagtctgtggttagtacacctagctatgctgcttttgccctggggtcttccagccttgtggctggcggctgggtgccttctactggtgctgtgcagaggctttccctaaggcttctgtgagcctgtagggtttccccctaggctactaagctgggtctctggaactctctccagccccagtcctctccgagatctccggcaatccctagcctcaccgggtgggcaacggcagctgggggtcgccccgtcctctgggcttctctccgggcctctgccgggagctctgaatgctcagcgtggcccctctgctaccggcagacagagagttttgtctgctgcctggcggagctccggcgcttcccctccgggtcgccggacccgcctttgaaagttcccccgccccggtcctctccgagatctccggcaatccctagtcccacggggcgggcaacagcagctgggggacgccccgccctctgggcttctgtccgagcctctgccgggagccctgagtgctcagcgtggcccctctgctaccggcagacagagagttttgtctgctgcctggcggagctccggcgcttccccaccgggtcgccggatgcgcctttgaaagttcccccgccccggtcctctccgagatctccggcaatccctagtcccccggggcgggcaatggcagctgggggtcgccccgccctctgggcttctctccgggcctctgccgggagccctgagtgctcagcgtggcccctctgctactggcagacagagagttttgtctgctgcctggcggagctccggcgcttccccaccgggtcgccggatgcgcctttgaaagttcccccgccccggtcctctccgagatctccggcaatccctagtcccccggggcgggcaatggcagctgggggtcgccccgccctctgggcttctctccgggcctctgccgggagccctgagtgctcagcgtggcccctctgctaccggcaggcagagagttttgtctgctgcctggcggagctccggcgcttccccaccgggtcgccggatgcgcctttgaaagttcccccgccccggtcctctccgagatctccggcaatccctagtcccccggggcgggcaatggcagctgggggtcgccccgccctctgggcttctctccgggcctctgccgggagccctgagtgctcagcgtggcccctctgctactggcagacagagagttttgtctgctgcctggcggagctccggcgcttccccaccgggtcgccggattcgcctttgaaagttcccccgccccggtcctctccgagatctccggcaatccctagtcccccggggcgggcgtctctctgggaccctccgggcgccccgagcaccaggctgggtctccccgccaatggcggggagagactctccccgcgggctcaggtgtgcaactccaaagtttccctctgcgtttaggagtaattgcagggggtttaagtagggttctggtcacctgtttccaccgtcgctcctctgttgtgttctcgctcctgccctagatgtgtgtggatcctctgggggcgtccgttggaagaaagccgcttgcgggtactaggctgcccgtcggggtcggagagttttcacctgtttccacatcctcccggaggaaagtccgtccgccttccgatgtatagtcgcgtgggtgtctcagacgtcctgagatgctgtctggatatcctttgtcaagcgataagtgtccaaataattgtagactcgaagggcgagagacaaagaggactactcacggcgccatcttctCTTTACTTCTCTCACTTTAATTCTTTaagcatggtttcctttagttctttgaacatgttTATAATATGAATCTCTACAAAGATAGTTTCTATTGTTTTTCCCTGTGCCTGGGTCATGTATACATTCTTTGCATGTCTCTTAACTTTTTATTGACAACTGTACTTTGTAGACAATGTATTGCAGCAACTCTGGAATACGCATCCCCTATAGGAGGGAGGATTACTGTTCTTATTTGATTggtcatattttaaatttgtttagttACAAATTCTATGAAGTACATTTGCCCTGCAGCGTGCAGCCTCTGATGTCCCTGctctaatgtttttattttgcttaatctGTTAGTTTGGCTACATAAAGTTCAGCTGTAATCAGTATAAGCCATTTATTGGTCACAAATTATGCTTGAGTCCCCTTAGCCAGTAAGAATTTTGCTCTATACTATTGGATATACACGTCGTTTGTAGGTTGCTACCGCTGTTCAGGGTGTTTACATTTTTTTGACCCACAATCACCCTGGAACTAGTAACTTGGTGGTTACCTCCCTAATCAGTGAGAGGGTAGGGCACCGATCATGCATACTTGTTTAGACTGCCAGTAGTggatatgatttatttttaaacctggCTTCCGAGGAGTCATGATTGGGTTAGAGAAGCTTATTTGTCAGTCAGGACCTTTTCAGAAGTTAGATTTAAGCCCTTTGTGCCAATGAGCTGTGTTCCCTGTATTGATGGTTCTGTGTGTGGCTTGGAGAATACTTTCAAGTCTGACCTGTGTTCTGCTCTGATCACTCCCTAGTGGGGACAGGCTAGTGCATGTACACAGCCTTCCTGAACTCCAGGGTTGACTGTGATTCCAGGAATACTCTAGATATT is a window encoding:
- the LOC138917264 gene encoding uncharacterized protein; the protein is MAAGGRPALWASLRASAGSPECSAWPLCYWQTESFVCCLAELRRFPTGSPDAPLKVPPPRSSPRSPAIPSPPGRAMAAGGRPALWASLRASAGSPECSAWPLCYWQTESFVCCLAELRRFPTGSPDSPLKVPPPRSSPRSPAIPSPPGRASLWDPPGAPSTRLGLPANGGERLSPRAQVCNSKVSLCV